The Parashewanella spongiae genome has a window encoding:
- the srmB gene encoding ATP-dependent RNA helicase SrmB codes for MLFEEFDLDHDLLDALKYMGHESATTVQQQTIPAALEQRDILAMAPTGTGKTASFLLPALQHLIDFPRRFPGPARVLILSPTRELASQIHRYATHLATELDLSIGIITGGVPYGPQEEMLEVGHDVLVATPGRLLEYLDKGKFSAEAVEVLIIDEADRMLDMGFSSVVKSIATEAQGRKQNMLFSATLETGGVKRFAEELLINPLNVTIESPRSEKAKVHQWVHLADNKKHKFDLLCHLLNSEEVERAIVFVKTREGLASLEGHLQQAGISSAFMRGDMEQKKRFQALGRFTKGEVNVLLCTDVAARGIDVEGITHVINYDMPRTSDIYVHRIGRTARAGAKGTAISLVEAHDVRILAKIERYIEQKLKRRVIETLRPKNKEAKAPAKKKNKEKIKAKAKAKKKKSKK; via the coding sequence ATGCTATTTGAAGAATTCGATCTGGATCATGATTTACTTGATGCCCTAAAATATATGGGGCATGAGTCAGCTACCACTGTCCAACAACAAACGATCCCAGCAGCTTTAGAGCAGCGCGATATTCTTGCTATGGCACCAACGGGTACAGGAAAAACGGCGAGTTTCTTGTTACCGGCGTTGCAACACTTGATTGACTTTCCTAGACGATTTCCAGGACCCGCTCGCGTGTTAATACTATCGCCAACTCGTGAGCTCGCGAGTCAGATCCATCGCTACGCGACTCATTTGGCCACAGAGCTTGATCTGAGCATAGGAATTATCACTGGTGGTGTTCCGTATGGGCCACAAGAAGAAATGCTTGAAGTTGGGCATGATGTTCTCGTCGCAACACCGGGACGTTTATTAGAATATTTAGATAAAGGTAAGTTTTCAGCGGAAGCTGTTGAAGTCCTGATTATTGATGAAGCTGATCGCATGCTGGATATGGGCTTTTCATCGGTCGTTAAATCGATTGCTACTGAAGCGCAAGGCCGAAAACAAAACATGCTGTTTTCTGCCACGTTAGAAACAGGTGGTGTTAAGCGTTTTGCTGAAGAGTTGCTGATCAATCCGTTAAACGTAACGATTGAATCGCCAAGAAGTGAAAAAGCGAAAGTGCATCAGTGGGTGCACCTTGCTGATAATAAAAAGCATAAATTTGATTTACTGTGCCACTTATTGAATTCTGAAGAAGTAGAGCGCGCGATAGTGTTTGTCAAAACTCGCGAAGGTTTAGCAAGTCTCGAAGGCCATTTGCAGCAAGCAGGGATCAGTAGTGCTTTTATGCGCGGCGATATGGAGCAAAAGAAGCGTTTTCAGGCGCTCGGGCGTTTTACTAAAGGCGAAGTAAATGTATTACTGTGTACTGATGTTGCCGCCCGTGGTATTGATGTTGAAGGGATCACTCATGTGATTAACTATGACATGCCGCGAACGTCAGACATTTATGTTCATCGTATTGGTCGTACTGCACGAGCTGGAGCTAAAGGTACTGCAATATCACTGGTTGAAGCTCATGATGTGCGCATTTTAGCTAAAATCGAACGTTACATAGAGCAAAAGCTGAAACGTCGAGTGATTGAAACTCTTAGACCGAAAAACAAAGAAGCTAAAGCGCCAGCTAAGAAAAAGAACAAAGAAAAAATTAAAGCCAAAGCTAAGGCAAAGAAAAAGAAATCTAAAAAATAG
- a CDS encoding tRNA1(Val) (adenine(37)-N6)-methyltransferase, with translation MPFTFKQFHIDDTHCGMRVSTDAIVLGGWANLSSAKRILDIGTGCGVLSIMAAQRSEATIVGVEIDATTCDVAKVNCLKSPWGERLKIVNQSIDVFTAEYTGSKQERFEHIICNPPYFVSGPQSQDSKRAEARHTNSLTFTVLLTQIERLLKSTGRASLILPIESLGFFENALNDSELSIHRQQRVISVREKQPNRVLLEVGFNISFAIEMPALIIREKTGEYSEAMIVLTQAFYLKL, from the coding sequence ATGCCTTTTACCTTCAAACAATTTCATATCGACGATACTCATTGTGGCATGCGAGTTAGCACTGACGCTATTGTACTTGGCGGATGGGCTAATTTAAGTTCAGCAAAACGTATTCTCGACATAGGTACAGGCTGCGGTGTGCTCAGTATTATGGCAGCTCAACGCAGTGAAGCTACGATAGTGGGCGTTGAAATCGATGCAACCACGTGTGATGTTGCCAAAGTCAACTGCCTAAAAAGTCCATGGGGTGAACGGCTGAAAATTGTCAATCAAAGTATTGATGTCTTTACCGCTGAATATACGGGTTCTAAACAGGAACGCTTCGAGCATATTATTTGTAACCCACCTTACTTTGTATCAGGGCCGCAATCTCAAGACTCAAAACGCGCTGAAGCTAGGCACACAAACTCATTAACCTTTACCGTACTTTTAACTCAAATCGAACGTTTGTTGAAGTCAACGGGTCGAGCCAGTTTGATTTTGCCAATTGAGTCTTTGGGTTTCTTCGAAAATGCGCTGAATGATTCGGAGTTATCAATACATCGACAACAGCGTGTCATCAGTGTTCGAGAAAAACAGCCGAATAGAGTGCTGCTCGAAGTAGGGTTTAACATTAGTTTTGCTATTGAAATGCCAGCGCTTATCATTCGAGAAAAGACAGGAGAGTACAGCGAAGCAATGATAGTCCTCACTCAAGCTTTTTATTTAAAACTTTAG
- the brnQ gene encoding branched-chain amino acid transport system II carrier protein, with the protein MSVSDTFGLGFMTFAFFLGAGNLIFPPFAGYLAGENTNWAMLGFLITAVGLPLSGLIAVAKTNGNVMSLLPPFAATALAVAIYIIIGPAFAAPRTGLVAYEIGVKPFIDNATAVIHIGSLELNQSQMLSTLTFFTIAMLLSLYPGKLLDNVGKVLTPVLLSLLLILGISILMFNGSEPGSAIGDYQANPLSKGIIEGYNTMDTLASLMFGMLIIDILKRKGITESKSQTRYLVRAAIIAACGLAFVYISLFILGSTAGELATNTENGGQILTNYVDSQFGSVGLLLLSTVVSLACLTTAVGLIVACSEFFEDLVPSFSYRPLVIVFSIICATVANVGLSQLISISIPVLVSIYPVAIALVAITYITPKLSRPAFSHRLVLSVALIFGVIDGLGAAGVNVDMFDFLPLFAQGMAWVIPTLIAMLVCLFLPKKVLTQPA; encoded by the coding sequence ATGAGTGTTAGTGACACATTCGGTTTAGGTTTTATGACCTTTGCCTTTTTTCTAGGAGCTGGAAACCTGATTTTCCCTCCTTTTGCTGGTTATCTTGCAGGAGAAAACACTAATTGGGCTATGCTCGGTTTTCTCATCACTGCGGTAGGTTTGCCTTTGTCCGGCTTAATTGCGGTTGCAAAAACCAACGGTAATGTCATGTCACTTTTACCGCCTTTTGCTGCAACGGCACTGGCTGTTGCCATTTACATCATTATTGGCCCTGCATTCGCGGCACCTCGAACTGGCCTTGTTGCCTATGAAATTGGCGTAAAGCCATTTATTGACAATGCAACAGCCGTTATCCACATCGGTTCGTTGGAATTAAATCAATCACAAATGTTGTCGACACTTACTTTCTTTACGATTGCCATGTTGCTGTCGTTATACCCAGGAAAGCTTTTGGATAATGTCGGTAAGGTATTGACTCCTGTACTACTGTCTTTACTTCTAATTCTTGGCATTTCGATTTTGATGTTCAATGGTTCTGAACCGGGCAGTGCCATCGGTGACTACCAAGCCAATCCTTTAAGTAAAGGGATCATTGAAGGGTATAACACTATGGATACCTTAGCTTCTTTGATGTTTGGTATGCTGATTATTGACATTCTAAAACGTAAAGGGATCACTGAATCCAAATCACAAACTCGCTACTTAGTACGTGCCGCTATCATTGCAGCGTGTGGGCTTGCGTTTGTTTATATTTCTTTATTTATATTAGGATCTACGGCCGGAGAATTGGCCACAAACACTGAGAATGGTGGCCAAATCCTAACAAATTATGTTGATTCACAATTTGGCTCTGTAGGTTTATTACTGCTCTCCACCGTTGTTTCTTTGGCATGTTTAACCACGGCTGTAGGTCTCATTGTTGCCTGCTCTGAATTTTTCGAAGACTTGGTTCCAAGCTTTAGTTATCGCCCACTTGTTATTGTATTTAGTATTATTTGTGCCACTGTGGCTAACGTAGGTTTAAGCCAATTGATCAGTATCAGCATTCCTGTATTAGTCTCGATTTACCCTGTTGCTATTGCTTTGGTTGCTATTACTTACATCACACCAAAACTTTCCCGTCCAGCATTCTCTCATCGTCTGGTGTTAAGCGTTGCGTTAATATTTGGTGTTATCGATGGATTAGGCGCCGCGGGTGTTAATGTTGACATGTTCGATTTTTTACCTCTATTTGCACAGGGTATGGCATGGGTCATTCCAACCTTAATTGCTATGCTCGTCTGCTTATTTTTGCCAAAAAAGGTATTAACACAACCAGCGTAG
- the brnQ gene encoding branched-chain amino acid transport system II carrier protein produces MSKAIVPRIDIIGLSLMAFGFIFGAGNLIYPSFIGFQSGSDLISSMTGFLISSNGLTALAFIAIAKNRGELTRFLPQQITMIFTGAIFITLGPLIAGPRTALVTYAMSIKPFISYFLFSTAHLSSTHLNSTIDIPQVISILLFFALAMLFALSPGKLIDNIGKKMTPILLCIISVICISVYFLPNKPLLSSVKGSLSFPFVHGLKTGYATLDGFCAPVFGSVLLNSMKEKGLTNRQQSHYLIKAAIAATIILLIIYVSLFFVGASVSNLAEGATNGGQIISIYTKLHFSFAGELILASVVLLSCLTTAIGLIVACAELFEQWQSFFSYHQLVIIVSLLCALTANIGLDTLMTLTMPVLTFLYPLVISMVAVTLIQPYLKQPALTQQLVFIAATIFGLIDCIETSGFHLFWLEVIPYSQQGMSWILPTVLTIFSCLMLPSKENLPA; encoded by the coding sequence TTGTCAAAAGCAATCGTTCCAAGAATTGATATTATTGGTCTTTCCCTTATGGCTTTTGGGTTTATTTTTGGAGCAGGAAATTTAATTTATCCTTCTTTCATTGGATTTCAGTCAGGAAGCGATTTGATTTCATCGATGACTGGCTTTCTTATTTCAAGTAATGGCTTAACCGCACTGGCTTTTATTGCTATCGCAAAAAATCGGGGAGAATTAACTCGCTTTCTCCCTCAACAAATAACGATGATTTTTACTGGGGCAATATTCATCACTTTGGGACCTCTGATTGCTGGGCCAAGAACTGCTCTTGTTACCTATGCCATGTCAATTAAGCCCTTTATTTCTTATTTCTTATTCAGTACTGCTCATTTAAGTTCAACACACTTAAACAGCACGATAGATATTCCTCAAGTAATTTCAATCTTATTGTTTTTCGCTTTGGCCATGTTATTTGCACTTTCACCGGGTAAGTTAATTGATAATATAGGAAAAAAAATGACCCCGATCCTCTTGTGTATCATCAGTGTTATCTGTATTTCAGTGTATTTTTTACCAAACAAACCACTTTTATCAAGTGTAAAAGGCAGTCTGTCCTTTCCTTTTGTTCACGGATTAAAAACAGGCTATGCAACTCTTGATGGATTTTGTGCTCCTGTTTTTGGTTCAGTGTTACTTAATAGCATGAAAGAAAAAGGGCTCACAAATAGACAACAAAGCCATTACTTAATTAAAGCCGCCATTGCCGCTACGATTATTCTCTTGATCATATATGTATCACTATTTTTTGTTGGTGCAAGTGTATCTAACTTAGCCGAGGGAGCCACCAATGGCGGTCAAATTATATCGATTTACACTAAGTTGCACTTTAGCTTTGCTGGAGAATTAATATTAGCGAGTGTGGTATTGCTTTCTTGTTTAACTACCGCGATAGGTTTGATTGTTGCTTGTGCCGAATTATTTGAACAATGGCAGTCATTTTTTTCCTACCATCAATTAGTCATCATTGTAAGTCTGCTATGTGCATTAACGGCAAATATTGGTCTTGATACATTAATGACACTCACAATGCCGGTGTTAACATTTTTATATCCACTCGTCATTTCTATGGTAGCAGTTACTTTGATCCAACCTTACTTAAAACAACCAGCATTAACCCAACAACTTGTCTTTATTGCGGCAACCATTTTTGGGCTAATTGATTGTATAGAAACTTCTGGCTTTCACTTATTTTGGCTTGAAGTAATTCCATATAGCCAACAAGGAATGAGCTGGATATTACCTACTGTATTAACCATTTTCAGCTGTTTAATGCTGCCATCAAAAGAAAATTTACCCGCCTAG